The segment CTTCCGGATGCCCGGCCACGGCATGCCCGGCTTCGAGCGCTCCGCCGCCCAGATCGCCATCGGCGGCATCTACAACCTGCGGATCCACCACGACGACGTGCTGCAGCCCGTGCTGCGCCACCTGAAGGTCATGGAGGTCACCGGCCTCGGCCCGGTCGGCCAGCACGCCCAGGACGAGCTGGGGGCCTTCCTGGCGGGCCTGGACACCCAGGCGACCCGCTTCGACGAGCGCCAGGCCGCGCTGCTCGCCCGCCGCGCCGCCGCGGCCGCCGCCCGGGCCTGAGCGCCGACCGCCGCAGCCTGAGCGCCGGCCGCCGGGAGACCCCGCGAACCGAGCCCTCCGCGACGCCCCGACGGGGTGCCGCAGAGGGCTCGGACGTACCGGTGGGCATGCGGACAATTCGGCCGCGCGGGCTCCGGACGAAAGGCCCGCTTTGGCGGCAAACGCCCGCTGTCACGCCCAATGTGACGAAACTCACAGCTGTCCGGAAGACGCACCCGTCTCCCCCGATGGAGTGATCACCCGTTCGGATGTTCCGGTGGCTCTCGGTCACCGGCCGGTTCGGCTCGGGGTGCCCCATCAGGCCCTCAAGACCCCTCCGCCGTCCGCGAGTTGCCATCCCCCGTGTTCCCCGATGATCACCGACCGTAGTGAGCGACGAGTTCCGGTTCGGGGCGATTCACCCGTACGGTGGGCAGTGTTCGGCTGCTGTTCGATCATCCCAACGGACCCCTGTCCGGATGTCGATTGAGTAACAGGGCTTGAAGTAAGGCACAATCTCGGCCTCGGGTCGGGCACAAGACCGGCCCCCCAGGCGTTACGTGCGCTGGAGACACCCGCACACACCCAAAGGGGGAGAGCGAAAACTATGGCAACGGACTACGACACCCCACGCAAGACCGATGACGACCTCAACGAGGACAGCATCGAGGAACTCAAGGCCCGTCGGAACGAGAAGGCGTCCAGCTCGGTGGACGTCGACGAGTACGACGCCAACGAGGGACTGGAGCTTCCGGGCGCCGATCTCTCGAACGAGGAGCTCTCGGTTCGAGTGCTGCCCCGCCAGGCCGACGAGTTCACCTGCATGAGCTGCTTCCTGGTGCACCACCGGAGCCAGCTCTACAGCGAGAAGAACGGCCAGCCGATCTGCCGGGACTGCGGAGCCTGAAAACGGCGCGGCACTGGCCCGGGCGGGCGAGACCCCTCCGCCGGCCCGGTACGCCGCCCCGCCCGGCCTTGAGCAGCAAGGCCGGGGGCAGAAGCAGCGACCGTCCCGAGCGGTCGCACCCGGCAGGGCGCGAGCCGCGCGCCTGCCCCCGCAGGGCTCGCAGACGTACCGAAAGGGACGGTCCCACCTCAGGGTGGGACCGTCCCTTTCGGCATCTTCGGCCAGCCAGCCAGCCAGCCAGCCAGCCGGCCTCAGCGGCCGCGCTCGGCGCCCCGCTCGGCGGCCGCGGCCCGGGCCAGGGCGTCCGCCAGCTTCTGCGGCGAGCGGGTCGACAGGTAGAGGTACGGGGTCGGGTCGGCCGGGTCGGTCACCTCGACCTTCAGCGCCGTCGGCACGTAGCTGCGCAGCAGCATGAACGCCCGCGGGTCGGCCTTCACCGAGCGCCAGGCCACCGCCTCCTTCGGGTTCAGCACCTCGGCCGCGCCCAGCGCGGCCACCGGGATCCGGGCCTGGCCGGCCACCAGCGACCCCTGCACCACCCGGATCCGCGCCGACCCGTACCCGCTCAGCGCGGCGGCGCCGCCGGCCACCCCGACCACCAGGCCGACCAGTGCGCCCACCCCGCTGAAGCGGAGCATGATCAGCGCGAGCGAGAGCCCGAGCGCCACGGACAGCAGCCACCAGGACCGCGGGACGGTGAGACGTTCCTCGTACATGCCTCCCATTGTGGGCACGCCCCGCCCCGCACCGGTCCCCGGGGCCGGTCGTCCCTGTCCCGGCAAGCTACCGACAGGTAGGGTCGGCGCCGTGAACGGACCCAGCATCCCCACCACCCCCACCACCCCGCCCGCGGACGCCGTCCTCCCCGAGCGCTCCCCGCTGGCGCCCGCGCCCGGCACCCTCATCGGCTCCCACTACGACGAGTGCTTCGGCTGCGGCCCGCACCACCCCCAGGGCCTCCAACTCACCGCCGTGGCAGGCGAACACCTCGACGTCACCGCGCGGTTCACCGTCAAGCCGGCCCACCAGGGCGGCCCCGGTCTGGCCCACGGCGGCGTCCTGGTCAGCGCGTTGGACGAGACCCTGGGCACCCTCAACTGGCTGCTCGGCGCGCCCGCCGTGACCGGCCGGCTGGAGACCGACTTCGTCCGCCCCGTCCCGGTCGACTCGGTGCTGCACATCCACGCCCGGGTGACCGGCGTGCACGGCCGCAAGGTCTACAGCGCCGCCGAGGGCCGGATCGGCGGCCCGGACGGACCGGTCGCCATCCGGGCACAGGCACTCTTCATCCAGGTGAAGCTGGAACACTTCACCACGCACGGTCGTCCAGAGGACGTGCGCAAGATCCTGGACGACCCCGACCAGATCAAGCGCGCCCGAGCCTTCGAGGTGAACCCGTGACCGATCCCGTCCGCCCGCCCGTCGACATCCTGATCCGCCGGCTCGACCCGGAGATCCCGCTGCCCGCCTACGAGCACCCGGGCGACGCCGGGGCCGACCTGCGCACCACCGTCGACGCCGAACTCGCCCCCGGGGAACGGACGCTGCTGCCCACCGGCATCTCCATCGCGCTACCGGACGGCTACGCGGCGTTCGTGCACCCGCGCTCCGGGCTCGCCGTCCGCTGCGGAGTTGCACTGGTGAACGCCCCGGGGACGGTCGATGCCGGGTACCGTGGTGAGATCAAGGTGATCGTCGTCAACCTGGACCCCAAGGAGCCCGTCAGCTTCAAGCGGGGCGACCGGATCGCCCAGCTGGTCATCCAGCAGGTCGAGAAGGCGCGCTTCCACGAGGTGGGTGAACTCCCGGGTTCGGTCCGTGCCGAAGGCGGGTTCGGCTCGACCGGCGGGCACGCCGCGGTCTAGCATGCGCCGCGGTCTCGGTTCCGCCGAGCAGCACGACGAGCGGGCGGAAGCGGTGCGGTCGCAACGGTTCTCGGCCGCTCCGATGGGTAGCAGGTAGCAGATATTCGCGTTCGGTCTTGGATTCGGTCTTGGACCGGGAAGGACAGTGACCGTGTTCCGTCGTCGCAAGAGCGAGGACGCTGTCGAGCAGCTCGCCGAGGACGCCATCAGCGCCGACGAGACGGCCGATGACGTCGAGGATTCCGTCGAGAACGAGAGCGACACCGAACGGGACCCGGCCGACCGGGTCGGCCTCCCGCCGGCCCCGCGCCCGGACGGGCCGTGGGACATCTCCGAGTTGGAGAAGCCCGAAGAGGGCCGCGTCGACCTCGGGGGCCTGCTGATCCCCGGCGTCGAAGGGATGGAACTGCGGGTCGAGGTCGCCGGTGACGCGATCGTCGCCGCCACCCTGGTGCTGGGCAACAGCGCCGTCCAGCTCCAGGCGTTCGCCGCCCCCAAGTCCGAGGGCATCTGGGGCGAGGTCCGCGAGGAGATCGCCACCGGCATCACCGGCCAGGGCGGCGCCGTCGAGGAGGAGGAGGGCCCGCTCGGCTGGCACCTCCGCGCGCAGGTCCCGGTCCAGCTCCCGGACGGCACCCAGGGCGTCCAGCTGGTCCGCTTCGTCGGCTGCGACGGCCCCCGCTGGTTCCTCCGCGGCGTGATCTCCGGCCAGGCGGCCGTCCAGCCCGAGATGGCCGGCATCCTCGAAGAGGTCTTCCGCCAGACCGTCGTGGTCCGCGGCGAGGCCCCCATGGCCCCCCGCGACCCGATCGTCCTCAAGCTCCCCGAGGACGCCCAGATGGTCGCGGACGGCGCCGCCGCTCCCGCCGAGCCCGAGTCCCCCTACGCCGGCGGCTCGATCGACCCCTTCTCGCGCGGCCCCGAGATCACCGAGGTCCACTGACCCACCGGACGCCCCGCGTCCCCTTCCGCCCCCGCGCCACCCGGCGCGGGGGCGGATTTGCTTTGCGGACGCCGATCCCCGTATAGTTCCGGAGTCGCACCGAGAGGGGCGAACGAAAGCGAGTCCGAGTAAACACCGGTGAAACGGTGGCGAAAACCTCTGATAAGCTGAGAACACGAAAAAACGAAGCGCCCGGAGATGCGGTCGGAAGGCCGGTCGAAGGAAGCGTCCGTTCCTTGAGAACTCAACAGCGTGCCAAAAGTCAACGCCAGATATGTTGACATCCCCGGCCGGCCGACATGTTCGGTTGGTTGGAGATTCCTTTATGAAGTAACACTAGCGAGGACGCAGTGCGCGGGGCCGCCTTATTCCGGCTGGTCGCCGTGCCGCTCTTTGTGAGAAGCATTCACGGAGAGTTTGATCCTGGCTCAGGACGAACGCTGGCGGCGTGCTTAACACATGCAAGTCGAACGGTGAAGCCCTTCGGGGTGGATCAGTGGCGAACGGGTGAGTAACACGTGGGGAATCTGCCCTGAACTCTGGGACAAGCCTTGGAAACGAGGTCTAATACCGGATACGACCGCTTCCCGCATGGGGGGTGGTGGAAAGCTCCGGCGGTTCAGGATGATCCCGCGGCCTATCAGCTTGTTGGTGGGGTAACGGCCCACCAAGGCGACGACGGGTAGCCGGCCTGAGAGGGCGACCGGCCACACTGGGACTGAGACACGGCCCAGACTCCTACGGGAGGCAGCAGTGGGGAATATTGCACAATGGGCGAAAGCCTGATGCAGCGACGCCGCGTGAGGGATGACGGCCTTCGGGTTGTAAACCTCTTTCAGCAGGGAAGAAGCGCAAGTGACGGTACCTGCAGAAGAAGCACCGGCTAACTACGTGCCAGCAGCCGCGGTAATACGTAGGGTGCGAGCGTTGTCCGGAATTATTGGGCGTAAAGAGCTCGTAGGCGGCCTGTCGCGTCGGATGTGAAAGCCCGGGGCTTAACCCCGGGTCTGCATTCGATACGGGCAGGCTAGAGTGTGGTAGGGGAGATCGGAATTCCTGGTGTAGCGGTGAAATGCGCAGATATCAGGAGGAACACCGGTGGCGAAGGCGGATCTCTGGGCCATTACTGACGCTGAGGAGCGAAAGCGTGGGGAGCGAACAGGATTAGATACCCTGGTAGTCCACGCCGTAAACGTTGGGAACTAGGTGTTGGCGACATTCCACGTCGTCGGTGCCGCAGCTAACGCATTAAGTTCCCCGCCTGGGGAGTACGGCCGCAAGGCTAAAACTCAAAGGAATTGACGGGGGCCCGCACAAGCAGCGGAGCATGTGGCTTAATTCGACGCAACGCGAAGAACCTTACCAAGGCTTGACATACACCGGAAACTGGTAGAGATATCAGCCCCCTTGTGGTCGGTGTACAGGTGGTGCATGGTTGTCGTCAGCTCGTGTCGTGAGATGTTGGGTTAAGTCCCGCAACGAGCGCAACCCTTGTTCTGTGTTGCCAGCATGCCTTTCGGGGTGATGGGGACTCACAGGAGACTGCCGGGGTCAACTCGGAGGAAGGTGGGGACGACGTCAAATCATCATGCCCCTTATGTCTTGGGCTGCACACGTGCTACAATGGCCGGTACAAAGGGCTGCGATGCCGCGAGGCGGAGCGAATCCCAAAAAGCCGGTCTCAGTTCGGATTGGGGTCTGCAACTCGACCCCATGAAGTTGGAGTTGCTAGTAATCGCAGATCAGCATGCTGCGGTGAATACGTTCCCGGGCCTTGTACACACCGCCCGTCACGTCACGAAAGTCGGTAACACCCGAAGCCGGTGGCCTAACCCGTAAGGGGAGGAGCCGTCGAAGGTGGGACCAGCGATTGGGACGAAGTCGTAACAAGGTAGCCGTACCGGAAGGTGCGGCTGGATCACCTCCTTTCTAAGGAGCACACGGCAGCTTCGGGCGAATGTCCCGGAGTGCTAGCTCATGGGTGGAACGTTGACTATTCGGCGCACACGGTGATGGAGATCGCGAGTACTGCCCTTCCGGGGCGTGGAAAGCGGTGTTCCGGAGGCGGGTGTGTCGGGCACGTTGTTGGGTCCTGAGGGAACGAGTAATCGTTGTCTTCAGGTTGCCGGCCTCATGCCGGGCGTCCCTGTCTTGGGGGTGTCGGGTTTGGGTGTCTGGTCGTTGTTTGAGAACTGCACAGTGGACGCGAGCATCTGTGGCCAAGTTTTTAAGGGCGCACGGTGGATGCCTTGGCACCAGGAACCGATGAAGGACGTGGGAGGCCGCGATAGGCCCCGGGGAGCTGTCAACCGAGCTTTGATCCGGGGGTGTCCGAATGGGGAAACCCGGCAGTCGTCATGGGCTGTCACCCATACCTGAACACATAGGGTATGTGGAGGGAACGCGGGGAAGTGAAACATCTCAGTACCCGCAGGAAGAGAAAACAACCGTGATTCCGGGAGTAGTGGCGAGCGAAACCGGATGAGGCCAAACCTTGAGCGTGTGAGACCCGGCAGGGGTTGCGCTCAAGGGGTTGTGGGAAAGTTCTTCAGTCGTCTGCCGGCGGCTGGGCGAGTCAGAAACCGTATGGGTAGTCGAAGGACATGCGAAAGGTCCGGCGTAGAGGGTAAGACCCCCGTAGACGAAATCCGTACGGCTCGCTTGAGCTTCTCCCAAGTAGCACGGGGCCCGAGAAATCCCGTGTGAATCTGGCGGGACCACCCGCTAAGCCTAAATATTCCCTGGTGACCGATAGCGGATAGTACCGTGAGGGAATGGTGAAAAGTACCGCGGGAGCGGAGTGAAATAGTACCTGAAACCGTGTGCCTACAAGCCGTGGGGGCAGCCTTCGGGCTGTGACTGCGTGCCTTTTGAAGAATGAGCCTGCGAGTTTGCGGTGTGTAGCGAGGTTAACCCGTGTGGGGTAGCCGTAGCGAAAGCGAGTCCGAACAGGGCGTTCGAGTTGCATACCCAAGACCCGAAGCGGAGTGATCTAGCCATGGGCAGGTTGAAGCGCGGGTAAGACCGTGTGGAGGACCGAACCCACCAGGGTTGAAAACCTGGGGGATGACCTGTGGTTAGGGGTGAAAGGCCAATCAAACTCCGTGATAGCTGGTTCTCCCCGAAATGCATTTAGGTGCAGCGTCGCGTGTTTCTTGCCGGAGGTAGAGCACTGGATAGGCGATGGGCCTCACCGGGTTACTGACCTTAGCCAAACTCCGAATGCCGGTAAGTGAGAGCGCGGCAGTGAGACTGTGGGGGATAAGCTCCATGGTCGAGAGGGAAACAGCCCAGAACACCGACTAAGGTCCCTAAGCGTGTGCTAAGTGGGAAAGGATGTGGAGTCGCAGAGACAACCAGGAGGTTGGCTTAGAAGCAGCCACCCTTGAAAGAGTGCGTAATAGCTCACTGGTCAAGTGATTCCGCGCCGACAATGTAGCGGGGCTCAAGCACACCACCGAAGTCGTGTCATTGCAGCAATACTCCCAACGGAGGCTGTGATGGGTAGGGGAGCGTCGTGTGCCGGGTGAAGCAGCCGAGGAATCGAGTTGTGGACGGTTCACGAGTGAGAATGCAGGCATGAGTAGCGATACAAGAGTGGGAAACTCTTGCGCCGATTGACCAAGGGTTCCTGGGTCAAGCTGATCTGCCCAGGGTAAGTCGGGACCTAAGGCGAGGCCGACAGGCGTAGTCGATGGACAACGGGTTGATATTCCCGTACCCGCTTTGAAGCGCCAACGTCGAACCAGGTGATGCTAAGGCCGTGAAGCCGGCCCGGAGTCTTCGGACGATGGGACGTGGTGGAGCCGCCGGTCCAAGCCTGTAGTAGGTGAGCGATGGGGTGACGCAGGAAGGTAGTCCAGCCCGGGCGGTGGTAGTCCCGGGGTAAGGGTGTAGGCCGAGTGATAGGCAAATCCGTCACTCATCAAGGCTGAGACCTGATGCCGAGCCGATTGTGGTGAAGTGGATGATCCTATGCTGTCGAGAAAAGCCTCTAGCGAGTTTCATGGCGGCCCGTACCCCAAACCGACTCAGGTGGTCAGGTAGAGAATACCGAGGCGTTCGGGTGAACTGTGGTTAAGGAACTCGGCAAAATGCCCCCGTAACTTCGGGAGAAGGGGGGCCATTGCTGGTGACGGGACTTGCTCCCTGAGCTGGTGGTGGCCGCAGAGACCAGCGAGAAGCGACTGTTTACTAAAAACACAGGTCCGTGCGAAGCCGTAAGGCGATGTATACGGACTGACGCCTGCCCGGTGCTGGAACGTTAAGGGGACCGGTTAGTCTAGTTTCGGCTAGGCGAAGCTGAGAACTTAAGCGCCAGTAAACGGCGGTGGTAACTATAACCATCCTAAGGTAGCGAAATTCCTTGTCGGGTAAGTTCCGACCTGCACGAATGGCGTAACGACTTCTCGACTGTCTCAACCACAGGCCCGGTGAAATTGCATTACGAGTAAAGATGCTCGTTTCGCGCAGCAGGACGGAAAGACCCCGGGACCTTTACTATAGCTTGATATTGGTGTTCGGTTCGGCTTGTGTAGGATAGGTGGGAGGCTTTGAAGCCGTGACGCCAGTCATGGTGGAGCCATCGTTGAAATACCACTCTGGTCGTGCTGGATGTCTAACCTGGGTCCGTGATCCGGATCAGGGACAGTGTCTGGTGGGTAGTTTAACTGGGGCGGTTGCCTCCTAAAGGGTAACGGAGGCGCCCAAAGGTTCCCTCAGCCTGGTTGGCAATCAGGTGTTGAGTGTAAGTGCACAAGGGAGCTTGACTGTGAGACTGACGGGTCGAGCAGGTACGAAAGTAGGGACTAGTGATCCGGCGGTGGCTTGTGGAAGCGCCGTCGCTCAACGGATAAAAGGTACCCCGGGGATAACAGGCTGATCTTCCCCAAGAGTCCATATCGACGGGATGGTTTGGCACCTCGATGTCGGCTCGTCGCATCCTGGGGCTGGAGTAGGTCCCAAGGGTTGGGCTGTTCGCCCATTAAAGCGGTACGCGAGCTGGGTTTAGAACGTCGTGAGACAGTTCGGTCCCTATCCGCTGTGCGCGTAGGAGTGTTGAGAAGGGCTGTCCCTAGTACGAGAGGACCGGGACGGACGAACCTCTGGTGTGCCAGTTGTCCTGCCAAGGGCATGGCTGGTTGGCTACGTTCGGGAGGGATAACCGCTGAAAGCATCTAAGCGGGAAGCCTGCTTCGAGATGAGCACTCCCACCTCCTTGAGAGGGTAAGGCTCCCAGTAGACGACTGGGTTGATAGGCCGGATATGGAAGCCCTGTGAGGGGTGGAGTTGACCGGTACTAATAGGCCGAGGGCTTGTCCTCAGTTGCTCGCGTCCACTGTGTTGTTCTGAAACAACGACCCCCACCGACACGGGTGGGTGGTGCACGGTTTCATAGTGTTTCGGTGGTCATAGCGTGAGGGAAACGCCCGGTTACATTCCGAACCCGGAAGCTAAGCCTCACAGCGCCGATGGTACTGCAGGGGGGACCCTGTGGGAGAGTAGGACGCCGCCGAACAATTCTTCTGAGAAAGCCCCCCGACGGGATGTCGGGGGGCTTTCTCGCGTTTCCGGGACGGAAGTCGGGAGGGGCCGGCGGGTGCCCGAAGGGGCGGGAGGTCCGCCCGTGGGGGAAGAAGCGTGCGGGGTGTGGGCGAACGAGTCCGGTCTGTGATCGCCGGGCTGTTGTCTGCCCTGGGGGTAGGGGGCAGACTGCCCGTCATCAGATTGGTCCAGACCATCGAATGACGACGGCGGAAGGGCAATGGGGGATATGGGAACGGACGGGCGGGGATCGCCCGCTGGGGTTCGTCGGGCCGGGCAGCACGGGGTCGTGCTGGGGGCGGCGGCGGTGACGGTGTTGTTGGCAGTGGCGGTGTTGGCGGCGTTGACGGCGCTGACGGGCAGTTCGGTGACGGAGGGGATGCGGCACCGGTTGGCGGGGGATCCGCGGCTCTCGCTCTCGGTGTCGGGGCGGTACGCGGAGGGGGCGGACGAGAAGGCGGACGGCCCGGTGCGGGCGGCGTTGCAGCGGGCGTTGCCGGGGGCGACGGTGCGGGTGGAGGAGGTGGTGCGCGCGTCGAGTCCGCTGACGTTGCCGACGGCGGCGTCGGCCCAGGGGTCGGGGACGGCCGCAGGGGCCAGTGGGGAGCCGGTGGCGCCGTTGGCGGTGCCGGATCCGCAGCGGTACGCGGAGTTGACGCAGGGGGCCTGGCCGTCGGGGACGGACCAGGTGGCGCTCTCGGAGGGGGTGGCGCGCCGGTTGGGGGTCTCGGTCGG is part of the Kitasatospora setae KM-6054 genome and harbors:
- a CDS encoding DUF4193 domain-containing protein; translated protein: MATDYDTPRKTDDDLNEDSIEELKARRNEKASSSVDVDEYDANEGLELPGADLSNEELSVRVLPRQADEFTCMSCFLVHHRSQLYSEKNGQPICRDCGA
- a CDS encoding DUF3093 domain-containing protein, whose product is MYEERLTVPRSWWLLSVALGLSLALIMLRFSGVGALVGLVVGVAGGAAALSGYGSARIRVVQGSLVAGQARIPVAALGAAEVLNPKEAVAWRSVKADPRAFMLLRSYVPTALKVEVTDPADPTPYLYLSTRSPQKLADALARAAAAERGAERGR
- a CDS encoding PaaI family thioesterase, which translates into the protein MNGPSIPTTPTTPPADAVLPERSPLAPAPGTLIGSHYDECFGCGPHHPQGLQLTAVAGEHLDVTARFTVKPAHQGGPGLAHGGVLVSALDETLGTLNWLLGAPAVTGRLETDFVRPVPVDSVLHIHARVTGVHGRKVYSAAEGRIGGPDGPVAIRAQALFIQVKLEHFTTHGRPEDVRKILDDPDQIKRARAFEVNP
- the dut gene encoding dUTP diphosphatase, which produces MTDPVRPPVDILIRRLDPEIPLPAYEHPGDAGADLRTTVDAELAPGERTLLPTGISIALPDGYAAFVHPRSGLAVRCGVALVNAPGTVDAGYRGEIKVIVVNLDPKEPVSFKRGDRIAQLVIQQVEKARFHEVGELPGSVRAEGGFGSTGGHAAV
- a CDS encoding DUF3710 domain-containing protein, with the protein product MFRRRKSEDAVEQLAEDAISADETADDVEDSVENESDTERDPADRVGLPPAPRPDGPWDISELEKPEEGRVDLGGLLIPGVEGMELRVEVAGDAIVAATLVLGNSAVQLQAFAAPKSEGIWGEVREEIATGITGQGGAVEEEEGPLGWHLRAQVPVQLPDGTQGVQLVRFVGCDGPRWFLRGVISGQAAVQPEMAGILEEVFRQTVVVRGEAPMAPRDPIVLKLPEDAQMVADGAAAPAEPESPYAGGSIDPFSRGPEITEVH